A single genomic interval of Cellvibrio sp. PSBB023 harbors:
- a CDS encoding TorF family putative porin gives MKMKQKLVAGAIALSAMAGFSVPAAHAEVSAAIGAANMYYWRGLDLGEGDAQVWGDLKYSVSGFYTGVWASSGDFDDGQEYDLYAGYGGSLGDFRYDVSLWSYVYPQVDVSPADFTEAVVSLGYGPVTATYFKNIAAKDYGDNSYSYATLAVVLDKFTLKYGVHMDDTDSVDGVAHVDLTYAYNDKLSFTLGKVIDDKDETVNDEAKFVVGFTLPIE, from the coding sequence ATGAAAATGAAACAAAAGTTAGTTGCTGGTGCAATCGCTCTTTCTGCAATGGCAGGTTTTTCTGTGCCAGCTGCCCATGCTGAAGTCTCAGCAGCTATTGGTGCCGCTAACATGTACTACTGGCGTGGTCTGGATTTGGGTGAAGGTGATGCACAAGTATGGGGTGATTTGAAATACAGCGTAAGCGGTTTTTATACCGGTGTGTGGGCAAGCTCTGGTGACTTCGATGATGGACAAGAATACGACTTGTATGCTGGATATGGCGGTTCACTTGGTGATTTTAGATATGATGTAAGCCTGTGGTCATACGTTTATCCTCAGGTGGATGTGTCTCCTGCAGACTTCACCGAAGCGGTAGTTTCTCTTGGTTATGGTCCAGTAACCGCTACTTATTTCAAAAACATTGCCGCTAAAGACTATGGTGATAACAGTTATTCTTATGCAACTTTGGCGGTAGTATTAGACAAATTTACACTGAAGTATGGTGTTCATATGGACGATACCGATTCAGTTGATGGTGTTGCTCACGTTGATTTAACTTATGCCTACAATGACAAACTCAGCTTCACCTTAGGTAAAGTAATCGATGACAAAGATGAAACTGTAAACGACGAAGCTAAATTTGTTGTTGGCTTTACTCTGCCAATCGAATAA